One Mycolicibacterium fortuitum subsp. fortuitum genomic window carries:
- a CDS encoding sugar transferase, which translates to MEPVTANGEQAKAQAHRWKSAYRRRVLVADAVVLAAAVVFAEWIGTSMAHRHFASFTTATAFSIGIYFGWLIALGYVHSRDLTLVGQQAEEYRLVAAATGWTFALAAAAEVFLDMPISRIQFGVTFGLGLIGLFVARHLLRADVRRRRKRGTYVYRVVALGDVNAARTLSEYFQRSPSAGYEVVGVCIPDAGDMVGQTVELPTGPVPVLGFNDDSELEAAVQTAGADSLAAVYAGDFGPEKVKFLAWRMQAINTGLIVVPGLTEVATHRLQLRPLENLPLFVIEAPTHDRVSMITKRILDLVLGTIGTIIALPVIALAGLAIKLDDRGPVFYRQERVGMDQKTFRIFKLRTMHVGTDKLPQTNEQHAESMFNKRSSPSSVTKVGKFLRASSIDELPQLFNVLGGSMSMVGPRPLVPGEAGSDAAFLEHREHVKPGMTGLWQVSGRSDLADKDRVRLDVSYAGNWSVVGDLVIIWRTIGAVLMRKGAY; encoded by the coding sequence GCGGCTGCTGTCGTCTTCGCCGAATGGATCGGGACGTCGATGGCGCACCGCCATTTCGCCAGCTTCACGACAGCAACCGCGTTTTCGATCGGCATATATTTCGGCTGGTTGATCGCCCTCGGATATGTGCATTCGCGTGATCTGACGCTGGTCGGGCAGCAAGCGGAGGAATACCGTCTTGTCGCGGCCGCCACCGGCTGGACATTCGCGCTTGCCGCTGCTGCCGAAGTGTTCCTCGATATGCCGATCTCGCGTATTCAATTCGGGGTGACCTTCGGCCTCGGGCTGATCGGTCTGTTCGTTGCCCGGCATCTGTTGCGCGCAGACGTGCGTCGGCGGCGAAAGCGGGGAACGTACGTCTACCGCGTCGTAGCGTTGGGCGACGTCAATGCCGCGCGCACACTGTCCGAGTATTTTCAGCGCTCGCCCAGCGCGGGATACGAGGTGGTCGGGGTCTGTATTCCGGATGCGGGCGACATGGTCGGGCAGACTGTCGAGCTGCCAACCGGCCCCGTACCAGTTCTGGGATTCAACGATGACAGCGAGCTCGAGGCTGCAGTGCAGACGGCCGGCGCGGACTCGCTGGCGGCGGTCTACGCCGGAGACTTCGGGCCTGAGAAGGTCAAATTTCTCGCATGGCGGATGCAGGCGATCAACACCGGGCTCATCGTCGTCCCGGGACTGACGGAGGTCGCGACGCACCGGCTGCAGCTGCGGCCGCTGGAGAATTTGCCGCTGTTCGTCATCGAAGCGCCGACCCATGACCGAGTTTCGATGATCACAAAACGCATCCTTGATCTGGTCCTCGGCACGATCGGCACCATCATCGCCCTTCCCGTGATCGCATTGGCCGGGCTGGCGATCAAACTCGACGATCGTGGTCCGGTCTTCTATCGGCAGGAACGGGTCGGCATGGACCAGAAGACGTTCCGGATCTTCAAGTTGAGGACGATGCATGTCGGCACGGACAAGTTGCCGCAGACCAATGAGCAGCACGCGGAGAGCATGTTCAACAAACGCTCGTCGCCTTCCAGCGTCACCAAGGTCGGAAAGTTCCTACGCGCCAGCAGCATCGACGAGCTCCCGCAGTTGTTCAACGTACTGGGCGGCTCGATGAGCATGGTGGGGCCGCGCCCGTTGGTTCCGGGGGAAGCCGGATCCGATGCCGCATTCCTGGAGCACCGCGAGCACGTCAAACCCGGAATGACGGGCTTGTGGCAGGTGTCTGGGCGGTCGGATCTGGCCGACAAGGACCGTGTCCGTCTCGACGTGTCCTACGCAGGAAACTGGTCTGTGGTGGGAGATCTGGTGATCATCTGGCGCACGATCGGTGCGGTACTCATGCGCAAGGGCGCGTACTGA
- a CDS encoding amino acid--[acyl-carrier-protein] ligase: MTEAQDIDVKLESARREFRDELIEAGLLIPMGIDGLYGRGAVFEGIIDGIDYAVRAKGAEVYGDRAKVLRFPPVFPREQFEKTDYIASFPDLTGAISTFTGGNAEHRALLADRDAGLPWDGHLNPAGTMLVSAACHPSYATLPSDLPDGGVLMDIYGYCFRHEPAIDPARMQAFRMHEYVLVGTPEQAQAHRDNWVDHGMAVLTGLGLDARPAAANDPFFGRVGKMLAANQREEELKTELLVRLYGDLHEGTAVVSANCHRDHFGQTFSLHTADGGVAHSACVGFGMERIALALVRTHGLDPAAWPMPVQTAMGR; the protein is encoded by the coding sequence ATGACCGAGGCTCAGGACATCGACGTGAAACTCGAATCGGCCCGCCGCGAGTTCCGTGACGAACTGATCGAAGCGGGATTGCTGATCCCGATGGGAATCGACGGACTGTACGGCCGCGGAGCGGTTTTCGAGGGCATCATCGATGGCATCGATTACGCGGTCCGGGCCAAGGGCGCCGAAGTCTACGGCGACCGCGCGAAGGTCCTTCGGTTCCCGCCCGTCTTCCCGCGTGAACAATTCGAAAAGACCGACTACATCGCGTCTTTCCCGGATCTGACCGGGGCCATCTCGACGTTCACCGGCGGGAACGCCGAGCACCGCGCCCTGTTGGCGGACCGTGATGCCGGCCTGCCATGGGATGGGCATCTGAATCCTGCTGGCACCATGCTGGTTTCGGCTGCCTGCCATCCGAGCTACGCGACGCTGCCGTCCGACCTGCCCGACGGTGGTGTACTGATGGATATCTACGGATACTGCTTCCGGCACGAGCCGGCCATAGATCCAGCTCGGATGCAGGCCTTCCGGATGCACGAGTACGTCCTGGTCGGAACTCCCGAGCAAGCGCAGGCCCACCGTGACAACTGGGTGGATCACGGCATGGCGGTGCTCACCGGGTTGGGTCTGGACGCCCGCCCGGCCGCCGCCAACGACCCCTTCTTCGGCAGGGTGGGCAAGATGCTGGCCGCCAACCAGCGCGAAGAGGAACTCAAGACCGAACTTCTGGTGCGGCTGTACGGCGACCTGCACGAGGGCACCGCAGTGGTGTCGGCAAACTGCCACCGTGACCACTTCGGTCAGACATTCTCCCTGCACACCGCCGACGGCGGCGTCGCGCACAGTGCGTGTGTGGGCTTCGGCATGGAGCGAATCGCCTTGGCGCTGGTACGAACTCACGGCCTTGATCCCGCCGCGTGGCCGATGCCGGTGCAGACCGCCATGGGCCGGTAG
- a CDS encoding lipase family protein, with amino-acid sequence MMRRGLVLITAAMMALIGCGSHSETEKTATEEAGDPHHLSAVPLTNVVDSVRDAAGSMNVVTHISRSGIYDGETHFNTTVFTPKGEAPDRGFPIVVVGHRITGTTSDCAPSLSPTLLDLAPTITALLNAGYIVAVPDFQGLGKPTVDTNYDDTYHPYLDSTTGGYNLIDAAHAAHAGEPQASTSWLAMGIGEGGQAAWAANELAVDYNNFGGDFVGSVSISPLSDLNGLADAAQNGTLNDDQKVAFARFTAALHAEYPEVVNLDDYRRGAATQHWNALLGCQLTPSALQVAAQIPATDLQPANAEAVNTLRGFLQKTNLPQGPAQAPMLVSYSGDEPLSPASWTDRALAAACKMGDTITIQRQPQPVPDSATTLSWISDRFKSTQAQNDCR; translated from the coding sequence ATGATGCGTCGCGGTCTGGTACTGATCACCGCAGCGATGATGGCGCTCATCGGTTGTGGATCCCACTCCGAGACCGAGAAGACCGCTACCGAGGAAGCCGGCGACCCTCACCACCTCAGCGCCGTTCCGCTGACGAACGTTGTCGACTCTGTCCGTGATGCCGCCGGGTCCATGAACGTCGTCACCCACATTTCTCGATCCGGTATCTACGACGGTGAAACACATTTCAATACCACGGTTTTCACGCCAAAGGGCGAAGCTCCTGACCGCGGGTTCCCCATCGTCGTGGTGGGGCATCGGATCACTGGGACGACCTCGGACTGCGCACCGTCTCTCTCCCCCACCCTGCTCGACCTGGCACCGACTATCACAGCACTTCTGAATGCCGGGTACATCGTGGCGGTTCCGGATTTCCAAGGCCTCGGCAAGCCGACGGTCGACACCAACTACGACGACACCTATCACCCGTATTTGGACTCCACGACCGGCGGGTACAACCTGATCGACGCGGCGCACGCGGCCCATGCCGGCGAGCCGCAAGCATCGACGTCATGGCTGGCAATGGGGATAGGCGAGGGTGGTCAGGCCGCGTGGGCGGCCAACGAACTCGCCGTCGACTACAACAACTTCGGCGGCGATTTCGTGGGTTCGGTGAGCATTTCCCCGCTGTCCGACCTCAACGGACTCGCCGATGCCGCACAGAACGGGACGCTGAACGACGATCAGAAGGTGGCGTTTGCCCGTTTCACAGCCGCGCTTCACGCCGAGTACCCCGAGGTCGTCAACCTCGATGACTACCGTCGGGGCGCAGCGACCCAACATTGGAATGCCCTGCTCGGCTGCCAACTCACTCCGAGCGCCCTGCAGGTGGCAGCGCAGATCCCAGCGACGGATCTGCAGCCGGCCAACGCCGAAGCGGTGAACACACTGCGGGGGTTTCTCCAGAAGACCAACCTGCCGCAGGGACCGGCACAGGCCCCGATGCTGGTCAGTTACAGCGGCGACGAACCACTCAGCCCGGCCTCGTGGACCGACCGCGCGCTCGCTGCGGCGTGCAAGATGGGTGACACCATCACCATCCAGCGTCAACCGCAACCCGTGCCGGATTCCGCAACGACGCTGTCGTGGATAAGCGACCGATTCAAATCAACACAGGCCCAGAACGACTGTCGATAG
- a CDS encoding glycosyltransferase encodes MSGKQIDYLVSRFPVTSETFIVRELDALSADGRQLGLRSLFPSPDPQVHDIARPWVDKLVRPGVGASIAGLLWALIRHPVITSSIFFDVTRGYATRPNLLIRALATIPIATAHARDLHSAGISRHVHAHYATYPALAAWICSRLVGVSYSITIHAHDLYVDQSMLGRKLDGAEFIVTVSDYNRRLLERYTETPVHVIHAGINTSAYPFNPRRIPDHGPINALCVASLQEYKGHEVLLRALALGGSVVERIELDLIGDGPLRNELQDLATELGLSSRVRFHGGQSETVVRQALAEADLFVLPSVVAADGQMEGLPVALMEALASGIPTVSTRLSGIPELLIPEQTGFLAVPGDAQSLHDTLEQLLASGPALDEYERAGRHLVEREFDINATTAALRALLATI; translated from the coding sequence TTGAGCGGCAAGCAGATCGACTACCTGGTTTCCCGGTTCCCGGTCACCTCCGAAACGTTCATCGTCAGGGAACTCGATGCCTTGTCTGCTGACGGCCGCCAGCTGGGGCTGCGATCCCTGTTCCCGTCACCGGATCCGCAAGTCCACGACATTGCCCGGCCGTGGGTCGACAAGTTGGTGCGCCCCGGTGTCGGAGCGAGTATCGCCGGGCTGCTGTGGGCCCTGATCCGGCACCCCGTCATCACATCGTCGATCTTCTTCGATGTGACGCGGGGTTACGCCACCCGGCCCAACCTGCTGATCCGCGCCCTCGCCACCATCCCGATCGCCACCGCGCACGCCCGCGATCTCCACTCAGCGGGCATCTCACGCCATGTCCACGCCCACTACGCCACGTATCCGGCGCTGGCCGCATGGATCTGTTCGCGACTGGTGGGTGTCAGCTACAGCATCACGATTCACGCGCACGACCTGTACGTGGACCAGTCGATGCTGGGCCGCAAACTCGACGGCGCGGAGTTCATCGTCACCGTGTCGGATTACAACCGGCGACTTCTGGAGCGATACACCGAGACCCCCGTCCACGTCATCCATGCCGGAATCAATACCTCTGCATACCCATTCAACCCGAGGAGAATCCCCGACCACGGCCCGATCAACGCCCTGTGCGTCGCCTCGCTGCAGGAGTACAAGGGCCACGAAGTGCTATTGCGTGCGTTAGCTCTCGGCGGCTCCGTCGTCGAGCGGATCGAGCTGGACTTGATCGGCGACGGACCGCTCCGCAACGAATTGCAGGATCTGGCAACCGAGCTCGGGCTGAGCTCGCGGGTACGGTTCCACGGTGGCCAGTCTGAGACGGTTGTCAGGCAGGCACTGGCCGAGGCTGACCTCTTCGTGTTGCCGAGCGTTGTCGCCGCCGACGGTCAGATGGAGGGACTGCCCGTCGCTCTCATGGAGGCGCTCGCCAGCGGAATACCTACCGTGTCGACGCGCTTGTCCGGTATCCCGGAGTTGTTGATACCCGAGCAGACTGGATTTCTCGCAGTCCCCGGTGACGCGCAGAGCCTGCATGACACATTGGAACAGCTGCTCGCGTCGGGCCCGGCACTCGACGAGTACGAGCGCGCAGGACGCCATCTGGTCGAGCGGGAATTCGACATCAACGCAACGACAGCCGCGCTGCGCGCCCTGTTGGCGACGATCTGA
- a CDS encoding acyl carrier protein yields MREVIQKALADHGRMSVDPTAVDADADLYELGLTSHASVNVMLALEDEFDIEFPDEALKKSTFASINNIEAAINDLMK; encoded by the coding sequence ATGCGGGAAGTAATTCAGAAGGCGTTGGCTGATCACGGGAGAATGTCGGTCGATCCGACGGCTGTGGATGCCGATGCTGACCTGTATGAACTCGGGCTCACGTCTCACGCATCGGTCAATGTCATGCTGGCCCTGGAGGACGAGTTCGATATCGAGTTCCCCGACGAGGCGCTGAAGAAGTCCACTTTCGCGTCGATCAACAACATCGAAGCGGCCATCAACGACCTCATGAAGTAG
- a CDS encoding serine aminopeptidase domain-containing protein, which produces MPTWFGPEEARLFGVLHVPGDGVARAGVVICPPLGRQHLDTYRGLKLLAQHLCSRGFAVLRFDYRGTGDSTADQCRDSAVEGYLESIQTAVDYLRASGAQSVALIGLRVGALLAATAAASIEGLDGLILWDPATDGRRYLREQQALYQMTVGGQDADELPPEPGTVPLLGITLSTTAAAGLRALKMPAAAGSTPALVLIRPEHAEDRRLADLRAARNCAVQEIAGQPEFVEPPSIVVKIPMDTLATIEKWLDDNLPSEAGSFQPVFADRAVVDRLPDGRTVTESIIELGANRLFAIRTELAGTPAGGPTVLFHNTACEHRVGSGRIWPDTARQLAALGVSVVRYDRRGVGDTGIATEDFPWMHSPVAKADVTDAVDALGVPPERLIMTGICSGAWNSAYGGLERGARLVVLVNILLYSLRRSEGGSERIAQVTDDVSDDAAGDENTGQRRLWGLVKQGLRNWLPYQGWLLLGRLGYTQAPEVLLAALGESGVPTELVLSPMDFDWYVGHRGPIGAKRLARRGWAPKLTQAPAGDHAVLHRGLQNFIRQYLLAATRREFADQL; this is translated from the coding sequence GTGCCGACTTGGTTCGGCCCCGAAGAAGCGCGGCTTTTCGGTGTTTTGCATGTGCCTGGCGACGGGGTGGCCCGAGCGGGTGTGGTCATCTGTCCACCGCTCGGCCGGCAGCACCTGGACACCTATCGCGGTTTGAAGCTGCTGGCACAGCACCTGTGCAGCAGGGGATTTGCCGTGTTGCGCTTCGATTATCGAGGCACCGGGGATTCGACGGCTGATCAATGCCGGGACAGCGCCGTGGAGGGCTACCTGGAGAGCATCCAGACTGCGGTGGACTATCTGCGTGCGTCCGGAGCGCAGAGCGTGGCACTGATCGGTCTGAGGGTCGGTGCCTTGCTGGCAGCGACAGCAGCCGCCTCGATCGAGGGCCTTGACGGGCTGATCTTGTGGGATCCGGCCACCGATGGTCGCCGCTACCTGCGCGAACAACAGGCGCTTTACCAGATGACGGTCGGTGGGCAAGACGCAGACGAATTGCCGCCAGAACCGGGCACGGTGCCGCTCCTGGGCATAACTCTCTCTACGACTGCCGCCGCCGGCCTGCGCGCGCTGAAGATGCCGGCAGCTGCAGGATCGACGCCGGCACTGGTGCTGATCCGTCCGGAACACGCCGAGGATCGGAGGCTCGCAGACCTGCGCGCAGCACGAAATTGCGCGGTCCAGGAAATTGCCGGGCAGCCCGAATTCGTCGAACCACCCAGCATCGTGGTGAAGATTCCGATGGACACCTTGGCGACGATCGAGAAATGGCTGGACGACAATCTGCCATCGGAGGCCGGTTCGTTCCAGCCGGTGTTTGCCGACCGGGCAGTGGTCGACAGGTTGCCCGACGGTCGGACGGTAACCGAATCGATCATCGAACTCGGTGCCAACCGGCTGTTTGCCATCCGTACCGAGCTCGCCGGTACACCCGCAGGCGGCCCCACAGTGTTGTTCCACAACACCGCATGCGAGCACCGGGTGGGTTCCGGGCGAATCTGGCCGGATACGGCTCGCCAACTCGCCGCTCTCGGCGTGAGTGTGGTCCGCTACGACCGTCGTGGGGTCGGTGACACCGGCATCGCCACCGAAGACTTCCCGTGGATGCACTCGCCGGTCGCCAAAGCTGATGTCACCGATGCGGTCGACGCGCTGGGGGTGCCGCCCGAGCGGTTGATCATGACCGGAATCTGCTCGGGTGCTTGGAATTCCGCCTATGGGGGTTTGGAGCGCGGAGCGCGACTGGTGGTCCTGGTCAACATCCTGCTGTATTCGTTGCGGCGTTCCGAGGGCGGGTCGGAACGGATCGCGCAGGTCACCGATGACGTTTCAGACGATGCGGCCGGCGATGAGAACACTGGGCAGCGACGGCTGTGGGGCCTGGTGAAGCAAGGCCTGCGGAATTGGCTGCCCTATCAGGGTTGGTTGCTACTCGGTCGGCTCGGTTATACGCAAGCGCCAGAGGTGCTCCTCGCAGCGCTCGGAGAGAGCGGAGTGCCCACTGAACTCGTACTGTCACCGATGGATTTCGATTGGTACGTGGGGCATCGCGGCCCGATCGGAGCCAAGCGGCTGGCGCGCCGCGGTTGGGCGCCGAAGTTGACGCAGGCACCCGCCGGTGACCATGCCGTGCTACATCGCGGCTTGCAGAACTTCATCCGACAGTATTTGCTGGCTGCCACGCGTCGTGAGTTTGCCGACCAGCTCTGA
- a CDS encoding glycosyltransferase family 4 protein has protein sequence MTDNRTVLVEFSPSGGLFQFAAQLGSALAEHGDEVELWTGPDPEITSAEAGYPIRPVLPTWHPNDNPDSGYLGYLLRRGRRAGQLVLAWLVLAYQLRRRPPRAVLFSQWRFTFEPWFVVAICKVMPRTVFGIIAHEPLPRSDAKDTSKPKEGRLLQASFAAAWRQMDVVFVLGPQTRQIVIDHWRPSCDVVVIPHGDSGALHRDRPPVPVAQTEPVALFFGTWTTYKGIDVLIDAFALVKAEMPAARLIIAGALSADVDAADLLARAAAIGVDARPGYCAMDEVPGLVESARVMVTPYIRASASGVAHLAYTFGRPVIGTTVGDLPAAIEDGITGLLVPPNDVLKLADAMLMLLRDPELAARLGAAGQAAVQRSWSVAATAVSDTVTAATKRVSPES, from the coding sequence ATGACGGACAATCGCACAGTCCTGGTTGAATTTTCACCGTCGGGTGGCCTTTTCCAGTTCGCCGCTCAACTCGGCAGCGCCCTGGCAGAGCACGGGGACGAGGTCGAACTGTGGACCGGCCCAGACCCCGAAATCACCTCGGCAGAAGCCGGATACCCCATTCGCCCGGTGCTGCCCACCTGGCACCCCAACGACAACCCGGACAGCGGTTACCTGGGATATCTGCTGCGCCGCGGGCGGCGGGCCGGCCAGTTGGTGCTGGCCTGGCTGGTGCTGGCGTACCAACTCCGCCGCCGGCCTCCGCGGGCGGTCCTGTTCTCACAATGGCGATTCACCTTCGAGCCGTGGTTCGTCGTAGCCATCTGCAAGGTCATGCCACGGACGGTCTTCGGCATCATCGCCCACGAGCCACTGCCTCGCTCCGATGCCAAGGACACCAGCAAGCCCAAGGAAGGCCGCCTGCTACAGGCGTCGTTCGCGGCCGCCTGGCGACAGATGGACGTCGTGTTCGTGTTGGGACCCCAAACCCGGCAGATCGTCATCGACCACTGGCGGCCCAGTTGCGACGTCGTGGTGATTCCACATGGTGACTCCGGTGCGTTGCATCGTGATCGCCCACCGGTACCGGTCGCCCAGACCGAACCAGTCGCTCTGTTTTTCGGCACGTGGACCACCTACAAGGGCATTGATGTCTTGATCGATGCCTTCGCACTGGTCAAAGCCGAGATGCCGGCCGCGCGCCTGATCATCGCAGGCGCTCTCAGCGCCGATGTGGATGCCGCAGATCTGCTCGCCCGGGCCGCCGCGATTGGAGTCGACGCCAGACCGGGCTATTGCGCGATGGACGAAGTCCCCGGGCTCGTTGAATCTGCCAGGGTCATGGTCACGCCCTATATCCGCGCCAGCGCCAGCGGCGTGGCCCACCTCGCCTACACATTCGGTCGTCCGGTCATCGGAACCACGGTCGGCGACCTACCCGCCGCCATCGAAGACGGCATCACCGGGCTTCTGGTTCCGCCGAATGACGTCCTGAAGCTGGCTGACGCGATGCTGATGCTGCTGCGGGATCCGGAACTGGCCGCACGACTCGGAGCGGCAGGTCAGGCCGCGGTCCAGCGATCGTGGAGCGTTGCGGCAACCGCGGTCAGCGACACGGTGACCGCCGCTACCAAACGGGTCAGCCCGGAGTCGTGA
- a CDS encoding glycosyltransferase, translated as MKPIRVLTLIDGFRMGGAETLLAPLAVAMRETDVDMEFVGLDSAAVNSEKTLAILAEAGVHPRSLGITRLLDPTGIPRLAGEIRRGGYDLVHTHLEMSASFAVPAAKLTGRPVVCTFHHVTERWPGLEYWREHVATKAATLGDRVLFVSEASRVSWAKVHRRGRAAANWDVLHNGIDVSNFRPGEADPAVRHELGGGPGPLVVLPAAFRDFKGIPVAIKAWPLVLHKHPNAILSLVGGGEEENQYRRLVSDLRLTDSVIFAGVRSDMPQVYRAADVILLPSVYGENLPTVLIEASASGKAIAASRIGGIPDIIVDGSTGLLFEPNNPTALADTVTRLLSDPQLRASLGPPAIKRAHTEFSATTWAHRLQELYTELIERKR; from the coding sequence ATGAAGCCGATTCGGGTGCTCACCTTGATCGACGGGTTCCGGATGGGCGGCGCTGAAACACTTTTGGCGCCACTGGCCGTCGCAATGCGTGAGACCGACGTCGACATGGAATTCGTCGGCCTGGACAGTGCCGCAGTCAACTCCGAGAAGACCTTGGCCATCCTCGCCGAAGCGGGCGTACACCCGCGCTCGCTCGGAATCACCCGCCTGCTGGACCCCACCGGTATTCCCCGTCTGGCCGGCGAGATCAGACGCGGAGGCTACGACCTGGTGCACACACATCTGGAAATGTCAGCCAGCTTCGCGGTACCGGCAGCAAAACTCACCGGCCGTCCCGTTGTATGTACGTTCCACCACGTGACCGAACGGTGGCCCGGCCTCGAATACTGGCGCGAACACGTTGCCACCAAAGCCGCCACGCTGGGCGACCGCGTGTTGTTCGTCTCCGAGGCCAGCCGGGTGTCGTGGGCGAAGGTGCATCGTCGAGGCAGGGCTGCCGCCAACTGGGACGTGCTGCACAACGGGATCGACGTCAGCAACTTCCGCCCTGGCGAAGCCGACCCGGCCGTGCGTCACGAACTCGGCGGTGGGCCTGGACCTTTGGTTGTACTACCAGCCGCCTTCCGCGACTTCAAGGGGATACCGGTGGCGATCAAGGCCTGGCCGCTGGTCTTGCACAAACACCCAAATGCCATCTTGTCGCTGGTGGGGGGCGGTGAGGAAGAGAACCAATACCGCAGGCTCGTCAGCGACCTACGTTTGACCGACTCGGTGATATTCGCCGGCGTTCGCTCCGACATGCCACAGGTGTACCGGGCTGCGGACGTCATTCTGCTGCCGTCGGTCTACGGTGAGAACCTGCCGACCGTGTTGATCGAGGCGTCGGCGTCGGGCAAGGCCATCGCCGCGTCCAGGATCGGCGGCATCCCAGACATCATTGTCGACGGCTCCACTGGTCTCTTGTTCGAGCCCAACAATCCCACTGCGCTGGCCGACACCGTCACACGGTTGCTGAGCGATCCTCAACTTCGGGCGTCGCTGGGTCCGCCGGCAATCAAGCGCGCCCACACCGAGTTCTCAGCGACAACGTGGGCGCACCGACTGCAAGAGCTCTACACCGAACTGATCGAGCGCAAGCGTTGA
- a CDS encoding 4'-phosphopantetheinyl transferase superfamily protein has translation MAVGEIENSLTSFDDRFLTRIYTPGEVATCTGPDRVARLAARFAAKEAAIKAFGRPDAAFVPLEIELVISDRLPTLRLTGSAAQLAAEQQWQEVSVSITHTDCHAAAVVVAVCAE, from the coding sequence GTGGCGGTCGGGGAAATCGAAAATTCGTTGACCTCGTTCGATGACCGCTTCCTGACCAGGATCTACACCCCCGGCGAGGTCGCCACCTGTACCGGTCCTGATCGGGTGGCGCGGCTGGCTGCCCGGTTCGCCGCCAAAGAGGCGGCCATCAAGGCATTCGGACGGCCGGACGCCGCGTTCGTCCCGCTCGAAATCGAACTTGTCATCTCAGATCGGCTGCCGACGTTGCGGCTGACCGGTTCGGCAGCGCAATTGGCTGCAGAACAGCAGTGGCAAGAGGTCTCGGTATCGATAACCCACACCGACTGTCACGCAGCGGCTGTCGTGGTCGCAGTTTGCGCTGAGTAG